A window of Microthrixaceae bacterium contains these coding sequences:
- a CDS encoding 5-formyltetrahydrofolate cyclo-ligase, with protein sequence MAWPSPDSPNSERDAQPTATHLRMTMRRRRRELDDAEQRSAAEAIAVRLLSDRRVSEARRVGVYLAFDGEVRLDQAIEALRNRGAEVAAAVLGDGRLRFASIGPDTPWRTNRYGIDEPDIPAALTLDGGELDVVVVPAVAVDLRGNRVGMGAGWYDRTFAGRSGESPLLVATVHDFQVVAGIASQPHDVAVDAIVTPTRWIDATLG encoded by the coding sequence ATGGCCTGGCCCAGCCCCGATTCGCCGAACTCCGAACGCGACGCGCAACCGACCGCAACGCATCTTCGAATGACGATGCGCCGACGTCGCCGCGAACTCGATGACGCCGAGCAGCGTTCCGCTGCGGAGGCGATCGCGGTCCGACTGCTGAGCGATCGGCGGGTCAGCGAGGCCCGACGTGTGGGCGTGTATCTGGCCTTCGACGGCGAGGTGCGCCTGGATCAGGCGATCGAAGCGCTGCGGAACCGGGGGGCCGAGGTGGCCGCCGCAGTCCTCGGCGACGGTCGGTTGCGGTTCGCCTCGATCGGCCCGGATACGCCGTGGCGCACCAATCGTTACGGCATCGACGAACCCGATATTCCGGCTGCGCTCACCCTCGACGGCGGCGAACTCGACGTGGTCGTGGTGCCAGCGGTCGCGGTCGATCTTCGGGGAAATCGCGTTGGGATGGGTGCCGGCTGGTACGACCGCACCTTCGCCGGGCGCAGCGGCGAGTCGCCGCTCCTGGTCGCCACGGTGCACGATTTTCAGGTGGTGGCAGGCATCGCCAGCCAACCCCACGACGTGGCCGTGGACGCGATCGTCACGCCGACCAGATGGATTGACGCGACGCTCGGTTGA
- a CDS encoding twin-arginine translocase TatA/TatE family subunit, which yields MPQGSEWIFIIIAVVVLFGGSQIPKLARSLGEAKKEFKQGLDEGASEESDDKADKASS from the coding sequence ATGCCTCAGGGTTCCGAGTGGATTTTCATCATCATCGCCGTCGTCGTGTTGTTCGGCGGCTCCCAGATCCCCAAGCTTGCCCGCTCGCTCGGCGAAGCGAAGAAGGAGTTCAAGCAGGGCTTGGACGAGGGAGCCTCCGAGGAATCCGACGACAAGGCTGACAAGGCGTCGTCGTAA
- a CDS encoding WhiB family transcriptional regulator translates to MYGTDYSDTSWMSQGNCSHRDPAMFFPSDGVGVEIARKACQGCPVIAECLEYAISERIDHGVWGGCSERERRRIIRARAQAAKAQPVTIG, encoded by the coding sequence ATGTACGGCACCGACTATTCCGATACCAGCTGGATGAGCCAAGGCAACTGTTCGCATCGCGACCCGGCGATGTTCTTCCCGTCCGATGGAGTGGGCGTCGAAATCGCCCGAAAGGCATGCCAGGGATGCCCGGTCATTGCCGAGTGCCTGGAGTACGCCATCTCCGAACGCATCGATCACGGCGTGTGGGGCGGATGCTCCGAACGTGAACGACGCCGCATCATCCGGGCCCGCGCCCAGGCCGCCAAGGCTCAGCCGGTCACCATCGGCTGA
- a CDS encoding trypsin-like peptidase domain-containing protein has product MPSAPETRPGKGRNWWGALVLGALIGAIVASIVSGAIYTASVRTSDSATSGSTSNPGGNTSLDRAPTPTIVGEPLDIGSILDKARPSIVSIRIESSSVEASGSGIVIDDAGTVLTNAHVISGTDGLSSAITVQFHDGASVPAQLVGSFPDQDVAIVRTVEPHQSTPAELGSSEALTVGEDVIAIGNALNLGAQPSVTRGIVSALNRTLAAENVVLENLIQTDAAINPGNSGGALVNSYGQVVGVNTAIINNSQSLGFALSIDSVKPLIEEILAGRGDVDGDSPFLGVTTLDVQSQQSDVLARYGVVTDHGAFVTSVTAGTAAANAGMQPGDVIVRVDGQQVESNIDVGTIIRGFDAGDSVEIVVERRGREMTLNATLGRRGG; this is encoded by the coding sequence ATGCCGTCGGCACCAGAAACCAGGCCGGGCAAGGGTCGCAACTGGTGGGGTGCGCTCGTGCTCGGTGCGCTGATCGGAGCGATCGTGGCATCGATCGTGTCCGGAGCGATCTACACGGCGTCGGTGCGCACCTCCGACTCGGCGACGTCGGGGTCCACGTCGAACCCGGGCGGCAACACGTCGCTGGATCGCGCCCCGACCCCGACCATCGTCGGCGAGCCGCTCGACATCGGGAGCATTCTCGACAAGGCGCGGCCGTCGATCGTGTCGATTCGGATCGAGTCCTCGAGCGTCGAGGCCAGCGGATCGGGTATCGTCATCGACGATGCCGGAACCGTGTTGACCAATGCGCACGTGATCTCCGGAACCGACGGGTTGTCGAGCGCGATCACCGTGCAGTTCCACGACGGGGCGTCGGTGCCGGCCCAGCTCGTGGGCAGTTTCCCCGATCAGGACGTCGCCATCGTCCGCACGGTCGAACCCCATCAGTCGACGCCGGCGGAACTCGGATCGTCCGAGGCGCTGACGGTGGGTGAGGACGTCATCGCCATCGGTAACGCGTTGAACCTCGGCGCGCAGCCGAGCGTGACGCGCGGCATCGTTTCGGCACTCAACCGCACGCTGGCCGCCGAAAACGTCGTCCTTGAGAACCTCATCCAAACCGACGCGGCCATCAACCCCGGAAACTCGGGCGGCGCGCTCGTGAACAGCTACGGTCAGGTCGTCGGGGTGAACACGGCGATCATCAACAACTCTCAGAGCCTGGGCTTCGCGTTGTCGATCGATTCGGTGAAGCCGTTGATCGAGGAAATCCTCGCCGGGCGCGGCGATGTCGACGGCGACAGCCCGTTTCTCGGCGTCACGACTCTCGATGTCCAGAGCCAGCAGTCAGACGTGTTGGCTCGTTACGGCGTGGTCACCGACCATGGCGCGTTCGTGACGTCGGTAACCGCGGGAACTGCGGCCGCGAACGCCGGGATGCAACCCGGTGACGTCATCGTCAGGGTCGACGGTCAACAGGTCGAGTCCAACATCGACGTCGGGACGATCATTCGTGGATTCGACGCCGGGGACTCGGTCGAGATCGTCGTGGAGCGTCGAGGCCGGGAGATGACCCTCAACGCGACACTGGGCCGCCGCGGCGGGTGA
- a CDS encoding NUDIX hydrolase, whose translation MAKQYGPDGVLEAAGGVIIDDAGRVAAIYRPHRNDWSLPKGHLDPGEDAEAGALREVFEETGLRCRIDSTGPEVRYVDGKGRDKRVRYFLMSVLDGEFRANDEATELVWLDDDLALLTYEVDRQLIADARRRPPKDRA comes from the coding sequence ATGGCCAAGCAATACGGACCCGATGGGGTGTTGGAGGCTGCGGGCGGTGTCATCATCGACGACGCCGGCCGTGTCGCCGCGATCTACCGACCACACCGAAACGACTGGTCGTTGCCCAAAGGGCATCTCGATCCCGGCGAGGACGCCGAGGCGGGCGCACTCCGCGAGGTTTTCGAAGAGACCGGGCTGCGCTGCCGCATCGACTCGACGGGACCGGAGGTGCGCTATGTCGACGGCAAGGGGCGCGACAAACGGGTCAGGTACTTCCTGATGTCGGTGCTCGACGGTGAGTTCCGAGCCAACGACGAGGCCACCGAGTTGGTGTGGCTCGACGACGACCTGGCGCTGCTCACCTACGAGGTGGACCGCCAACTCATCGCCGACGCGCGCCGTCGCCCGCCAAAGGACCGGGCGTAG
- the ppk1 gene encoding polyphosphate kinase 1: MTTTRFNNRELSWLDFDARVLALATDPAVPVLERAKFLAIFGQNLDEFYQVRVAGLLDQVEAGIVEPTPDGMTPAQQLAEISDRVEELVARADEVFVHGLLPALNAEGISFCTWDQLDVDNRRHLRQVFDDRILPILTPLAVDPAHPFPEISNLSLNLALRVVDPDDSEERFARLKIPPALPRYIPTLDENRLLPIEELVSAHLDRLFIGMKIEEYQTFRVTRNADLDLSEEDADDLLELVEMEIRRRRFGDAVRLEVPTSMSDEMVSLLQRELEVSDVHRHAVPLDLSGLWVVAGLDRPELKFPHVPTVDSRALAGSPGLDNDVFAILRRGDVLVHHPYENFSSSVEEFIRQAAIDRQVLAIKVTLYRTSGDSAIVASLVRAAEAGKQVVALVELKARFDEENNIAWARRLERAGVHVVYGLVGLKTHTKITMVARDEPDRVRVYCHVGTGNYNSRTARIYEDFGLFTASHDVADDVQNLFNYLTGYSRSVDYRRLLVAPDELRSRIVSLIRNERPAPIGTTEAGAGRIVMKMNSLVDPEMIDELYAASADGVQIDLIVRGICCLRPQVPGMSDNIRVRSIVGRFLEHSRIYRFANGTGPGEAALYLGSADLMPRNLDGRVEALIGVTNPALVDRIDSVLDIELADDMLAWELRDDTWAKVPTSVGVDAHVQLTELSRTWVSQAR, from the coding sequence GTGACGACGACGCGTTTCAACAACCGGGAACTCAGCTGGCTCGACTTCGATGCCCGGGTGCTGGCGCTGGCCACCGACCCCGCGGTTCCGGTGCTTGAACGGGCAAAGTTTCTCGCCATCTTCGGCCAGAACCTCGACGAGTTCTACCAGGTGCGTGTCGCCGGCCTGCTCGACCAGGTCGAAGCCGGCATCGTCGAGCCGACCCCCGACGGGATGACCCCCGCCCAGCAGCTCGCCGAGATCTCCGATCGGGTCGAGGAACTCGTCGCCCGCGCCGACGAGGTCTTCGTCCACGGATTGCTGCCCGCGCTGAACGCCGAGGGCATCAGCTTTTGCACGTGGGATCAGCTCGACGTCGACAACCGCCGCCATCTGCGCCAGGTGTTCGACGACCGAATTCTTCCGATCCTCACCCCCCTCGCGGTCGATCCGGCCCACCCCTTTCCCGAGATCTCCAACCTGTCGCTCAACCTGGCCCTGCGCGTCGTCGACCCCGACGACTCCGAGGAGCGATTCGCCCGCCTCAAGATCCCGCCAGCGCTGCCCCGCTACATCCCCACGCTCGACGAGAACCGGCTGTTGCCGATCGAGGAGCTCGTTTCCGCCCACCTCGACCGCCTGTTCATCGGCATGAAGATCGAGGAGTACCAGACCTTCCGGGTGACCCGAAACGCCGACCTCGACCTGTCCGAAGAGGACGCGGACGATCTGTTGGAGCTCGTCGAGATGGAGATCCGTCGCCGGCGTTTCGGCGACGCGGTTCGACTCGAGGTTCCCACCTCGATGTCGGATGAGATGGTGTCGTTGCTGCAGCGCGAGCTCGAGGTGAGCGACGTGCATCGCCACGCCGTGCCGCTCGATCTGTCGGGGCTCTGGGTGGTGGCCGGGCTCGATCGACCGGAACTGAAATTCCCCCACGTCCCGACCGTCGATTCGCGTGCTCTGGCGGGCAGCCCGGGCCTCGACAACGACGTGTTCGCCATCTTGCGCCGTGGCGACGTGTTGGTGCACCACCCCTACGAGAACTTCTCGAGTTCGGTCGAGGAGTTCATCCGCCAGGCGGCCATCGACCGTCAGGTGCTGGCCATCAAGGTGACCCTGTATCGCACCTCCGGCGACTCGGCGATCGTCGCGTCGCTCGTCCGCGCCGCCGAGGCGGGCAAGCAGGTGGTGGCCCTGGTCGAGTTGAAGGCCCGTTTCGACGAGGAGAACAACATCGCCTGGGCGCGTCGCCTCGAACGCGCCGGGGTGCATGTCGTGTATGGGCTCGTCGGGCTCAAGACTCACACCAAGATCACGATGGTCGCCCGCGACGAACCCGACCGGGTGCGGGTCTACTGCCATGTCGGCACCGGCAACTACAACTCCCGAACCGCCAGGATTTACGAGGATTTCGGGTTGTTCACCGCGTCCCACGACGTCGCCGACGACGTGCAGAACCTGTTCAACTACCTGACCGGATACAGCCGTTCGGTCGACTACCGGCGCCTGCTCGTGGCTCCCGACGAACTGCGCAGTCGAATCGTGTCGCTCATTCGCAACGAGCGCCCGGCACCGATCGGCACCACCGAGGCCGGAGCGGGGCGCATCGTCATGAAGATGAACAGCCTCGTCGACCCCGAGATGATCGACGAGTTGTACGCAGCCTCGGCCGATGGGGTCCAGATCGACCTGATCGTGCGTGGCATCTGCTGCCTGCGCCCTCAGGTGCCGGGGATGTCGGACAACATCCGGGTGCGAAGCATCGTGGGCCGGTTCCTCGAGCACTCGCGGATCTACCGCTTCGCGAACGGCACCGGCCCCGGCGAGGCGGCGCTGTATCTCGGTTCGGCCGACCTGATGCCCCGCAACCTGGACGGACGGGTCGAGGCGCTGATCGGCGTCACGAACCCGGCGTTGGTCGACCGTATCGACTCGGTGCTCGACATCGAGCTGGCCGACGACATGCTGGCCTGGGAGCTGCGCGACGACACCTGGGCGAAGGTCCCCACGAGCGTCGGCGTCGATGCCCACGTGCAACTGACCGAGCTTTCGAGAACGTGGGTCAGTCAAGCTCGATAA
- the pstB gene encoding phosphate ABC transporter ATP-binding protein PstB, translated as MTMNDNGGATVRTARGAVRSGPVETPAGAEEIPDIVTEAVFETKNLSVLYSGFRAVRDVNMTIRRGEITAFIGSSGCGKSTVLRCLNRMNDLVEGASVEGQVLYRGVDLYDPEVSPVEVRRRIGMVFQKPNPFPKSIWDNIAYGPRIAGVKKKQDLDDVVEKSLRRAALWDEVKDRLNTSAMGMSGGQQQRLCIARAIASEPEVLLMDEPCSALDPIATNRVEDLMRELRDDYTIVIVTHNMQQAARVSDTTAFFGVEVSAEGDRRTGLLVEFDETERIFSSPADERTENYITGRVG; from the coding sequence ATGACGATGAACGACAATGGCGGCGCCACGGTGCGAACCGCACGCGGCGCCGTTCGCAGCGGCCCGGTGGAAACGCCTGCCGGGGCTGAGGAGATTCCCGACATCGTGACCGAAGCCGTCTTCGAAACCAAAAACCTGTCCGTGTTGTACTCCGGGTTCCGTGCGGTGCGCGACGTCAACATGACGATTCGCCGCGGCGAGATCACCGCCTTCATCGGCTCGTCGGGGTGCGGCAAGTCGACGGTGCTGCGGTGCCTCAACCGGATGAACGATCTCGTCGAGGGTGCGAGCGTCGAAGGGCAGGTGCTGTACCGGGGAGTCGATCTTTACGACCCCGAGGTCAGCCCGGTCGAGGTGCGACGCCGTATCGGCATGGTGTTCCAGAAGCCCAACCCGTTCCCGAAGTCGATCTGGGACAACATCGCCTACGGCCCCCGGATCGCCGGGGTCAAAAAGAAGCAGGACCTCGACGATGTCGTCGAGAAGTCGCTGCGTCGGGCGGCGTTGTGGGACGAGGTCAAGGACCGCCTGAACACCTCGGCGATGGGCATGTCGGGCGGGCAACAGCAGCGCTTGTGCATCGCCCGGGCGATCGCTTCGGAGCCCGAGGTGCTGCTGATGGACGAGCCGTGTTCGGCGCTCGACCCGATCGCCACCAACCGCGTCGAGGATCTCATGCGCGAATTGCGCGACGATTACACCATCGTGATCGTGACCCACAACATGCAACAGGCTGCCCGTGTGTCCGACACGACCGCGTTCTTCGGGGTTGAGGTGAGCGCCGAAGGCGACCGCCGTACCGGACTTCTCGTCGAGTTCGACGAGACCGAACGGATCTTTTCCAGCCCGGCCGACGAACGAACCGAGAACTACATCACCGGCCGAGTGGGGTGA
- the phoU gene encoding phosphate signaling complex protein PhoU, with product MDDTDLRIEFHESLDELRDDIIRLGAMTVEMIGKGTAAMLDQDLHAAQQIIDADDAIDMLEITIEESCYRMLALQQPMARDLRFIICCLRLANELERSADLMVNVCKASRRMYDVTMSPQVRSYIEDMSIEAASLTRKAIDAFVESDAAKANALDDIDDRLDLLQVEYMNAIINSHDTGAHGLSSAVQLALIGRYYERIGDHAVNMGERVAFMVSGWLPEHAAIARMELKTRREPAAG from the coding sequence ATGGACGACACCGATCTGCGAATCGAATTTCACGAGTCGCTCGACGAACTGCGCGACGACATCATCCGCCTGGGTGCGATGACCGTCGAAATGATCGGCAAGGGCACCGCGGCGATGCTCGACCAGGACCTGCACGCCGCCCAGCAGATCATCGACGCCGACGACGCGATCGACATGTTGGAAATCACGATCGAGGAATCGTGCTACCGGATGCTGGCCCTCCAACAGCCGATGGCCCGAGACCTGCGTTTCATCATCTGTTGTCTGCGGCTCGCCAACGAACTCGAGCGGTCGGCCGACCTCATGGTCAACGTGTGCAAGGCGTCGCGGCGCATGTACGACGTGACGATGTCACCGCAGGTGCGCAGCTACATCGAGGACATGAGCATCGAGGCGGCGTCGCTGACCCGAAAGGCGATCGACGCGTTCGTCGAGAGCGACGCGGCGAAGGCGAACGCGCTCGACGACATCGACGACCGGCTCGACCTGTTGCAGGTCGAGTACATGAACGCCATCATCAACTCCCACGACACCGGCGCTCACGGGTTGAGCTCGGCGGTTCAGCTCGCGCTCATCGGCCGTTACTACGAACGCATCGGCGATCACGCGGTGAACATGGGCGAGCGGGTTGCGTTCATGGTGAGCGGTTGGCTTCCGGAACATGCGGCGATCGCCCGCATGGAGCTGAAGACCCGCCGCGAACCGGCGGCCGGCTGA